TGCTTGTTCGTTGCGTGTTTCTTGTGTGCTTGCTGCGTGTTCGTTGTGTGTTAGTTGTGTGCTTGCTGCGTGTTCGTTGTCTGTTAGTTACGTGTTTGCTGCGTGTTTGTTACGTGTTTGTTGTGTGCTTGCTGTGTGTTCGTTGCGTGTTTGTTACGTGTTAGCTGCGTGTTCGTTGTGTGCTTGCTCCGTGTTCGTTGCGTGCTTGCTGCGTGTTCGTTGTCTGTTTGTTACGTGTTTGCTGCGTGTTCGTTGCGTGTTAGTTGTGTGCTTGCTGCGTGTTCGTTGCGTGTTAGTTGTGTGCTTGCTGCGTGTTCGTTGTCTCTTAGTTACGTGTTTGCTGCGTGTTTGTTACGTGTTAGCTGCGTGTTCGTTGTGTGCTTGCTGCGTGTTCGTTGTGTGCTTGCTCCGTGTTCGTTGTGTGCTTGCTCCGTGTTCGTTGCGTGCTTGCTGCGTGTTCGTTGTCTCTTAGTTACGTGTTTGCTGCGTGTTTGTTACGTGTTAGCTGCGTGTTCGTTGTGTGCTTGCTGCGTGTTCGTTGTGTGCTTGCTCCGTGTTCGTTGCGTGCTTGCTGCGTGTTCGTTGTGTGCTTGCTGCGTGTTCGTTGTCTGTTTGTTACGTGTTTGCTGCGTGTTCGTTGCGTGTTCATTGTGTTCTTGCTGCGTGTTCATTGTGTGCTTGCTGCGTGTTCATTGTGTGCTTGCTGCGTGTTCGTTCCGTGCTTGCTGCGTGTTCGTTGTGTGCTTGCTGCGTGTTCGTTGCGTGCTTGCTGCGTGTTCGTTGCGTGCTTGCTGCGTGTTCGTTGCGTGCTTGCTGCGTGTTCGTTGCGTGCTTGCTGCGTGTTCGTTGTGTGCTTGCTGCGTGTTCGTTGTCTGTTTGTTACGTGTTTGCTGCGTGTTCGTTGCGTGTTCATTGTGTTCTTGCTGCGTGTTCATTGTGTGCTTGCTGCGTGTTCATTGTGTGCTTGCTGCGTGTTTGTTGCGTGTTCATTGTGTGTTTGCTGCGTGTGCAGGTAAACGAGGGGTTTACCCTCCCATCAGGATTCAAACATGGTTCGGTTGAACGTtcggatgcttttgtgcttaaTGCTGGTTCCGGGTTCTTAACAGAACCAAACTGGATTTCCTGCAGCCGCTCACCTGTGTGAGGTCAAAGGCGCGAAAGCAGGTGAGCGAGGTAACTTTGCTGGCGTTCTTGGCAATGTGGGCGTCAAAGCGAGGTGTGGGGTCCAGAAGATTCTTCATGTTTTCGTAGATGCTCTTCACTTTTCCCTGCAAACACAGACGTTCAGACGAGCTTCAGACCAGaggaaaatgcagcttcatcCCCGTCTTCCACTGATCTGACCAGAAGAAAAAATCAACGTCTGAACACGAGGGACCAGAACCAAAGACGCCACCGGGTCTTCACAGACCCAAAGACAGCGGAGCTGTTCAGAACCTGGCTTCCACTTTTCAGTCCAAATCCCACCATCAGAACCTGCGACAGGTGATTCGCCGCAGAACTCAggtacagaaatgaaaacaacagaagaCAGAAATAAACGTGAGATTCTAAACGACCACAGAGCTGCCGTCCTGTCGGCGCGTCTGCGAGAAAGCGgcgtgcagctgcagcagattcACCATCTCTGTGTGTAGTGGCAATGATCGTGTTTATGAATAATTCTCCTTTGGTCATGTGATGAGTTAAGACGTCATGTAGGCGCACCTGTGTTAGTTTGGTTTGATACAGAGAAGGAGCACAGCGCCCGGTATTTTCTGTTGACCGCTCGTATACTTGATTCTGAACTCTGCTTTGATGGATCGTATGACGTGTGTCGTCTGTGGCAACGAGGAAGTGGAATAAATCACGACACAAACAAAGTGGATTTCTTGGTCGTGTTTTTAGGGAGCGCGTCGCAAACAGAACCTGCCACAGCCTCTCCTGCGGTTCATAAGCCTGCAGCCGCTACACCGTGTTTTAGAAAAGAAGAATCCCAGCAGCTTTTGAACACAGAGAAGCTCCTGAGGGATTTGAACCCTCACACCCGCTCAGACATAAACAGACTCCTGGGGGCTCATTTACCTTCATCACTTTGAAGATGATGATCTCTCCTGTTGCTCCAGACGTGAAGGGACTCGTCTGCAGCAGATCCGAGTACTTGGACAGATACACacctgaaaacacacaaacgcacacgcCTGCTGTTAGAAAACACGATGATGCAATCGGAGCGGCACGGCGGCGATCCGAGAGTCCGGCAGCAGACGGAGAATCCTGTTAGCCTGAAGGTCCAAACCAGCTTTTCCCCAcatgaaaatcaaacatttggatCCTTTTCATCTCCAGACGGAGCCGAAACCAAAGTATTTTCATAAATACATCAATCCTAAAGACTCACAGAGAAGCagctttaataaaacatttttcaaaacttcACATGTATATTTGTCTTTGTTCAGacaaaaaaggtttgatttggtttgaaCCTTCGTGTTCTGCTGCTTCCTCCATTCGTGTTTTTGTGACAACAGGGACCATTTTGTCAGGATGAGACATGAAGGCGTCTTTTCTTCACATCGTATCCGTTTGAtcaaactaaactgggcatttgGAGGAAGGAACCACCAAAACCTCCAAGATTAAAGTGATCCAGAGCAGAAAAAGGTTCTGCTGGACTATGTCCTCCGTTGGGAAAGCCCGTTGGGTTCCAGGAGGAACATCTTCAGCCGTATTTGCTACGTAAAGAAATGGGTCAGAAATTCTTTTTCCTCTTAGTgttgaaagtgtttttgttgtcaTCTGTGTCACAATCAGAGTGTTGATGCTGAGGAACTACAGCAGATCCAAAACCTCTGTGAACCTGAGGTTCTGTCagaactagggttgtgccgatggacgatatcatcgtccatcgtgatgggtgactgacatcccgatggagagaccaccatcgtgatgccacgcccccgccacgttgcgcgtcgacgccataagccgcggttacatgtacaaaatggGATCCTGATGGGATCGATGGTTAGatgattagaatccaaccgtgtacatgggcccagaaaaatgttttcagactataaaaacgttcactaaggtcacaatttcggtcggaataaatcattagcacatgcgcagtttgaaaaccggaaagggatacaacttccgccgatcggctttttttttcaaactttattgaatgtaacaattcaatacaaaacaatgtttaacagcgccgagcggctttatacattgacatgtcagctcggtaaaatacgagacgatcttctaaacctgcttttaataatgttacggttattatgaaacacctgtttgctcatcatttgaattttaatccgtgtggtcagtgctttttctgaacgaagccaggattagcagtatgctaacacgggctaacaacattagctttgggtggcgctgcatcctggctgcacgtaaacatgtaagaataacatcagactttatttagtcgggacacgactggaaacacaaatccacgtgattttttgaatgtttcctaaggactgagcgacatttctgctttgaagctcaaaccgctgtgtgtctgctgacgatccgagctgtgctcagacacaattttagacccggttctgagttcggttgctagtacccctagagctgcgggacggatcgcagtcttaaatctcccacacatagcgctcatgtaccccccccccccctcccatcaaacaaaaagctgtaaatccgcactCCACCGGTCCACTCCACTTGCTAAGTGCGGGAGcagactacttcttttctattttgtttgttactttttttgttaaagtcacttccctcagtttatactggatcatcgcggattaaccattagttgggaaataaaatgaaaaaaagcaaaataacgaatagcagttatataagaacgaaaaatgtaaaaataccccccccccgacgatgtcatcgtccatcccgatggttgacagcaaacatcgtcaacggccagattaggggacatcgcccaaccctagtcaGAACCGAGCCTCATCCAGCACGCAGGAAGttctctttcaaagtaaaagtgcttcCATGAGCAAACTAAGAAAGTTCCTGAAGAATGTCTGGAGTTCTGCATTAAACAGGTCCAGCtgtgtctgggggggggggggcacgggaCGGTCCTACCTTTACTGGGGTTCCCCAGAAGCGTCGTCCCGCTGTGACCCACAGTCAGGCCCTTTTCACAGAGGAGGGGCAGCTGAGGAAGGAAGCAGAAACAGTCATGTCAGAACCAACGCAGCGAGCAGGAAGCTCGTCTCCACAGCAAAAGGTTGGCCGTCTgaaacatcccataataaacaaaagtagctcctcccactgaaGGAAAAGAGCCTTTATTTTACCTCCTCAGAGTTTGCCAACAAGAAACAGTagctctcctccagctccttctcCGTCCTCCCCTCAGCCTTCATCTCCTTCCTCTTCTCCACAAACTGAAACGAGAAACACCTCCATGGGTCCCCTGTTCTCCCTGAACGGCCCCCCAGCTCTGACGCCTCCTAAAGGGAGGCCCGAAGACCTCGGGCGGACCTCCACCCTGCTCCCGCCTCACCTCCTTCTCCAGCAGCTCGCTGTGCACGAGCCGAGGCCTGCTGTAGGTGAAGCGGCCGGCAGAGTTTGGCTGGATGTAGCTGCAGGTGAGGATGCTCTTCATGTCCTCGTACTCTCTGGACTCCATGGAGACGTGCTGGAAGAGAGCTGAAGCAGGACACGCCAGTCAGACGCTTCACCACAGCCGTGTGTTTACCAATGTGACAAAAAGACGGAGGAATGGAAGTCTGAGACCAGCCTGGACCTCAGAGGAGAACATCGCAGGAAAAAAGGTTCCTGATGGAACAGCTGGATCCCAGAACGTCAgagatccagtcaggagtctGCAGTGACCCCTCACTCAGAGGAGGAGGCCCCTCACTCAGAGGAGGAGGCCCCTCACTCAGAGGAGGAGGCCCCTCACTCAGAGGAGGAGGCCCCTCACTCAGAGGAGGAGGCCCCTCACTCAGAGGAGGAGGCCCCTCACTGAGAGGAGGAGGCCCCTCACTGAGGGGAGGAGGCCCCTGACTGAGAGGAGGAGGCCCCTCACTCAGAGGAGGAGGCCCCTCACTCAGAGGAGGAGGCCCCTCACTGAGGGGAGGAGGCCCCTCACTGAGAGGAGGAGGCCCCTCGCTGAGAGGAGGAGGCCCCTCACTGAGGGGAGGAGGCCCCTGACTGAGAGGAGGAGGCCCCTCACTGAGGGGAGGAGGCCCCTGACTGAGAGGAGGAGGCCCCTCACTCAGAGGAGGAGGCCCCTCACTCAGAGGAGGAGGCCCCTCACTGAGGGGAGGAGGCCCCTGACTGAGAGGAGGAGGCCCCTCACTGAGGGGAGGAGGCCCCTGACTGAGAGGAGGAGGCCCCTCACTGAGGGGAGGAGGCCCctgacagagaggaggaggccccTCACTCAGAGGAGGAGGCCCCTCACTCAGAGGAGGAGGCCCCTCACTGAGGGGAGGAGGCCCCTCACTGAGAGGAGGAGGCCCCTCGCTGAGAGGAGGAGGCCCCTCACTGAGGGGAGGAGGCCCCTGACTGAGAGGAGGAGGCCCCTCACTCAGAGGAGGAGGCCCCTCACTCAGAGGAGGAAGCCCCTCACTCAGAGGAGGAGGCCCCTCACTGAGGGGAGGAGGCCCCTGACTGAGGGGAGGAGGCCCCTGACTGAGAGGAGGAGGCCCCTCACTCAGAGGAGGAGGCCCCTCACTGAGGGGAGGAGGCCCCTGACTGAGGGGAGGAGGCCCCTGACTGAGGGGAGGAGGCCCCTCGCTGAGAGGAGGAGGCCCCTCACTCAGAGGAGGAAGCCCCTCACTCAGAGGAGGAGGCCCCTCACTGAGGGGAGGAGGCCCCTCACTGAGGGGAGGAGGCCCTTCGCTCAGAGGAGGAGGCCCCTCGCTGAGAGGAGGAGGCCCCTCACTCAGAGGAGGAAGCCCCTCACTCAGAGGAGGAAGCCCCTCACTCAGAGGAGGAGGCCCCTCACTGAGGGGAGGAGGCCCCTCACTGAGGGGAGGAGGCCCCTGACTGAGAGGAGGAGGCCCCTCACTGAGAGGAGGAGGCCCCTCACTGAGAGGAGGAGGCCCCTCACTCAGAGGAGGAGGCCCTTCGCTCAGAGGAGGAGGCCCCTCACTCAGAGGAGGAAGCCCCTCACTCAGAGGAGGAAGCCCCTCACTCAGAGGAGGAAGCCCCTCACTCAGAGGAGGAGGCCCCTCACTGAGGGGAGGAGGCCCCTCACTGAGGGGAGGAGGCCCTTCGCTCAGAGGAGGAGGCCCCTCGCTGAGAGGAGGAGGCCCCTCACTCAGAGGAGGAAGCCCCTCACTCAGAGGAGGAGGCCCCTCACTCAGAGGAGGAGGCCCCTCACTGAGGGGAGGAGGCCCCTCACTGAGGGGAGGAGGCCCCTCACTGAGGGGAGGAGGCCCTTCGCTCAGAGGAGGAGGCCCCTCGCTGAGGGGAGGAGGCCCCTCACTGAGGGGAGGAGGCCCCTGACTGAGAGGAGGAGGCCCCTGACTGAGAGGAGGAGGCCCCTCACTCAGAGGAGGAGGCCCCTCACTCAGAGGAGGAAGCCCCTCACTCAGAGGAGGAGGCCCCTGACTGAGGGGAGGAGGCCCCTCACTCAGAGGAGGAGGCCCCTCACTCAGAGGAGGAGGCCCCTGACTGAGGGGAGGAGGCCCCTGACTGAGAGGAGGAGGCCCCTCACTGAGGGGAGGAGGCCCCTGACTGAGAGGAGGAGGCCCCTCACTCAGAGGAGGAAGCCCCTCACTCAGAGGAGGAGGCCCCTGACTGAGAGGAGGAGGCCCCTCACTGAGGGGAGGAGGCCCCTCACTGAGAGGAGGAGGCCCCTCACTCAGAGGAGGAGGCCCCTCActcaaaggaggaggaggagtctccTCTGATGACCAAAGCTCATCATCAATTAGACATTCTGAGATTTTAGCACCATAGGGGGCGGGAACCAGGAAAAGCCGGTGGGACCTTCCTCAGAACAACCACAGACggggttggggtggggtggggctCCCTCTGGGGGGGCTCAGCTGGCATCACTAACAGAGTTGGTTTCACTAATTTGCTTTCTGAAACAGAACAGTGAGGAACTCTCCTCAGGTTTAGGACTCACACACTCAGTGGGTCggcccgtaacccttgtgctatcttagatgaccccccccttccattgatgtgttctccctaccatgacaaaggtggataaaggtggaaagatttcatgtaatccatggacaccagggtTACGGAAGTCCACAAGTGATGatgtcaccaaaataaaagcatgaacatGTCGGcagcttttgatgtttttcctgAACAACCGAGAAGAAAGCTTCATCTGAATCCAGAACCAACATCAACTTCAGACCAGAACCAACaagttctgctgcaggtccCATGAAATCAACCAATGGCAAATGCTGGTGTGAAAACGGTGACCGGGTCCGGTGTGCAACCTTCAGCCTAACGGTAACGGTATTCTTTCCCCCGTCATGACGGACAGAGCAGAGTGCAGCCATCCGTCACCAACCGGAGACCCAAACCGTTACTGAGAACGGATGCCCGgaagggtcaaaggtcagacctCAGTTTGTGAGAAGTGATGAGACCACCTAAGGACCCCCGCCCACTGCGTTCCCACACCACACAGAAGGGTGTTCTCTGCCCGGAACCAGAACCGACCCAACGTCCACCTGTCAACGTAAACACGGACGGAGGCGGTTCCGCTCCCACCTCTCTGCTCCTTTGTTTTCTTCGGAATCTGGAACTTCTTGGGCTCCATCGGCATGTGTCTCTGGTGCACCACCTGCGGCGCGGAGTTCCTCCACTCCGCCCGCCGGGCCGCCGCGCTCAGCCCGCCCGCCGGAAGAAGATGCGCTTCCCGGGAAAACGGAGCGTTGACCGCCTCGCCATCTTGCAGGCCGTTAGCCCCGAGGAGCTCCGAGGAGGACACCTTCCTCGGACGGCACGCCTCCCTCTGGACGGCGCCGTCGTCCAtggtgggatttgaaccaccgCCCGACGAGTCTCCTAAGGGTCACTCCGCCGCCGTTGGTCGGGTCGAAACCCGCTTGACGCCGCCGTTACCCGCTGCGCCGGAGAACAAACCAACACACGACCCGCGCCATGCTTCCTGCAAGCAGAGCTCTTCTTCACCGGGAGTCAAGGCAGCTGAGCAAACGGGGTTGTACTGCCATCTTCTGGGTTCGAGCGCGcgcgtccgtccgtccgtcggTGCCTCTGCTCCCAGTGGAAAAACGAGCAAACGGTAGAGAGACGCCGGAAAACTCCGAAGACGAGGGTTGGGAAACGGAATTACCATGCAGGCAAAAGCCAACGATTCCCGGATCCCTTAACAACAGGAACCTCCATGAAGACCCGTCCactgttattttattaatttaacaataaagttattttaataattCCATCAAATTACAGTGACACTTTAAAATCCTCCGTAAAAATAGCACAATATCTACTCCCCCATTTGCAGCATAATGGTATAATCCATGACAACTGCGGAAGTGAGAcagtgttttcaaaataaaggtattTAAAATCCAAGCTTGTTTCTAAATTGACCGAAAGTTGAAATGGTGAACTAAAGAAACTAACCGTACAAGCAGGTACAATGTTCGCTAAATcaatttgaaaattgttttaagcGAAATGATGTGTAAAGAATACAAATCTTGAAGAGTGAAAAAATtgcttaattttaaaaacatcatttaataAAATGCTCTGTTTTGTAAATGTGGATGCTTCAGACCAATGCAGTCGtatctgttgttgttttcttacaTTCATTCTCAATTTCTAACAGCTGTGTTGGCAGAACGATGAGGTCTGGATGATCTGGAACTGAAACTCCTCAGAGGTTCTTTGCTCTAAAACGATTGTTAGTTTCATCagcttttcacaaaaacaagaagaaaaaacaaaccgaGTATTAAACTCCTGAAGGAGCTGCACGGTTGGTCACCAGTTCTCCGCCACCTTTACGCTGAAAACTGGAGTGCCACGaggctgtgtgctgagccccaTCCTCTTCATTTATGCCTGCAGAAACTAATGTCCCATCTTTTGTGGACACTAAAACATGGAGATCTGACGATGGTGGATGACTGCCTCCCTACATTTGTTCCTTAATCACTAGGATAAGTGTGGAATCTCACTCCTCTGATCCTTAGACGGTTGTTTCTGTTCCATTTGCTGCACAGAGCTGGGAAAAAGCCTTAGTCCACTCTGCTCCTCCTGCTtggaaaatgctgcaaaaagactggaaactaactgaactggtatctttaaatgtttttaagaacaagCTCAAAGCATCAGAGACTGAAACAATAATGTGCAACTGCTTCTCATGGTTTGAGTGaacttaaatgtatgttttgtattgaaatgcGGCTCTGGGCCAGGACTCCCCTGGAAAAGAGGTTTTTGATCTCAGTGGGACTTtcctggataaataaaggttaaataaaaaaaaatagacaaacacAAATCAAGAGTCTTTTTCAATACTCTTcaatatttataaagcaccaAATCAGAACTGGGGCTGTAAAAAGGTCCCACACTAAAGAGaacaaaactaaattgaactagAAATTGTGATCCAAATTAACTCACAATGCAGTTCATTCTAGCCTGAACTGCATTTTAACGACACTTCATGTAGGAAAACCAACAGAAGTTGCTCAGATTTTGCTTCAATCTGTACTTTATTCCTAATAGTCTCCTGATGGAGGAAGTCCAGACTGCAGGAATCACTAAATCAATGTCAGGTTTTACCTCCAAGCTTCAGACTAAACGACATGTTAAATGTTCTTCAACCCATTGAGGTTTTTCTCCTTTGAAAGAGTTTTGGAGCCAACAGACACTCATGTTTGGGTCACAGACACTCACCTGAACGTCAGGTAGACAAAGGACTTCCAGGTGTTCAACACAAAAGTTTAGGATCAAATACTAAAAGCTGACAAACCGTAAATTcagtgaaataaagaaatgctccaAGACAAAACTGAGGTGACAGTTGATAAATGATGAGAACATCCACTTTGTAAttgaaaatctttattttctctgcAGTCTCATCAGTTTATGACCTGGGTCTCTCCTTTTTGCCCTTGTAGAGCGCCAGCAGAGACACGTTGGCCACTTTGACCACCTTGAAACGAACTCCGGGAATGTCCCCCACAGCGTGACCCTTTCGCCCGAAACCGGCCACCAGAACCTCGTCGTTTTCCTGCAGGAACATAGGAGAGGATTCCCTATGACCCACAGTGTCTTTTCTACGTTACGATGCACAGCAGCATCCAGAAAACGCTCTTGACGCGAATGCTAGAGGGTCAGAACAGGTAGGGATCTGTTCTGCAGGAGAACTGAACCGAGCACCTGCGTCAGACCGACTGCATGTAGAAGAGCAAACTGCCGTTTACCTCGATGAAGTTGAGGCAACCATCGTTTGGGACGAAGGCTGTGATCTTCTTGCCGTTTTTGATGAGCTGAACTCTCACACACTTCCTGATGGCAGAGTTGGGCTGCTTGGCTTCCACTCCACTGGAGAAATGAGAGATCATTAGTTCAGTACGCACATTTAGAGAAAGAAAACCTCCTGAGAGCTTGGCTGCTAAAGAACTGCATGATCTAATGTTTGGAAATTGCAACGGCTCATTACAAATCATGAACGGCTTTGGGGAAAAGCAAACTGCCAGGATTTTCtaaacaaagatttttcttGAGGTTTTAAGGTAAGAATTTGGTTGTGAGTccaaatacaaacaggaaataGACGTGAAATTTAAACGACGGCCATGGATGCTGATCGTCTCCCATCATACCAACTAGTGACCACAACTCACACTTTCTCCAGGACGATGCCCTTGGCGTGAGAAGCTCCTCCGAAGGGGTTGGCCTTCAGGGCGGTGCCCAGGTGGGCCTTCTTGTATTGTTTGTCATGCCATTTCTGCTCACGGCGGTGATTGCGCAGTTTCCTGGCAGTACGCAGACCACGACACTTCCCTaaaaaaagaggtgaagaaAACATTATTATATGGCTGCGGTATTAAGGCAaacatccaaagaaattaatTTGCTGAAAACTGAACATAAACATCaggtttgcttaaaaaaaaaaaacgttttcaaatgAAATGCATGTTAAACATCTTTCAAAAAGTtgcatttaaatttaaacatatGAATGTGATGTTTCATCAGGTAGTTTCTCTTTTAATCAAATTTACAAAGGTAAATCTTCTGATCGGCCTCTTTAGTGTCGTCCAGATTTCACTAATCAATAACGTATTTCAGACTAATCTGATTACTGATGCATTAAACCAAAATGAGAGAAAATTACAACCAATAACAGTCCTCCCACCACATAAATGTGTATAAAAACTATTATAAGAGAAACATTGCACTTTTTTTACAGctatttgtgcatcaattataGAAATCTGCATTTCTAGTTGAATGAAGGCATCAATTCTGACAGATGGAGCTTCTGAAGGTCTGATGATGCGAAGGAAGTTAAACATCAAATAGTAGAGACGCGCGCTGAGCAGCGCTTCCGGCGGAACCCTTTCTGCCAAACACAGCGGGCTTGACTACGCATGAGCTGCAGAACCACTCTCTGTTCGAACGAACATAACTTTCTCGAGAGGTCGTCTAAAGTTGggcaaattttttaaaaacttactCGACATATTTGTCGTTTGACTTCCatcccatttttcttttgaccGTGCGGTATTCACCGAAATTTATTCGGCAAAAACTTCGGTCGTGAAAAACCACTTCGCAGATTTTAAGGTGAGTTTGTTGAATCATAATTTTGCCATTAGACTATTTGTATATGTGTTTTCTTCATCTCCTGCAAATTTCATGACTAAATTCAAACGGGCAAATACCTTTTTTAAGTCGCCAAGTCCGCGTTGTGAATGTCCGCCGCCTCCGCCATGATGGAAAATCCTTTGTTTACAGGGCTCACAATGCTCTTTCGTAATTCTGTTATTTTCTATAATCGTCGTGTAAAATCAGCTCTAAATgacttttaagactttttttctacGAATTAACAACAGTTAAATGTGAAATGAGAAAGTTATGACACTTTGAAGCCTCTCATCCATGTTTTGGTCACACGAATTGTACAATTTTGCTGTTTATCTGGGGCAGAATTTTCGGACAAAATTTGCTCACTTAAAGTGGCATAACTTTCTCATTCTTTGAGCTATCCGGATGATCTTTATGTCATTTGAAAGCTCTCTTTAAGGCCTTTCCAATGACATAAGAATTAGGTAGATCCAGTTAACTTTAAAATTTTAGTAACGTCTCTACAAATAaaagacgaagaaaacaaaataatgtagaACGCAATTATTAACAGCAACATTTGCAAACATGTTCCAATACTAAAttagttaaataaatgtctATTTACTTTGATGACTTTAGAGCTAAATGCCTGAGGAGCGTTTTCAAACAGAAGGTTGATGATGTGAATAAAGGTCCAGAACAGCAACGTTTCCATGCCTGCAAACTAAAGTTTGGCCTTTCCGAACAACCGGAGGGAACTAAAACAGCCCGTTTCAATTGGGTAGAAGCAAATGAATACAGTCTTGACGATAAAACTCTATGTTGTTCTCACCAGAACAACATTTCGTAAACCCGTCGCCGCTAACGCGCTGCTGCTATTCCCGCAAAGTATGGCGGCTCCACGTTGTGGACAATATGAGAAGCGTAAACGAGCAAATCTCCCTTCAAACCTAACATTTCACTGATCATTTTACACCTAAATGTGCTAACGTGTGTTCAACGAGCGTTCAGGGGAGAAAACGGGCCGAAAGTAGCCACATAAGCGCGTATTACAGATGAAAAGTCAGACTCACCCATGACTGCGAAACGAGCTGGGATGGAAAGGAAGGACCCAGCATGCACCGCGGCAAAGACTGCTCCGAGGACCCGGAACTAGAGGCATCCACGAACTCGCCTGAATAAAATTGCAAAATGTAATTATTGCtctatagaataaaaaaaacacacacacacaacttcgaCACGTAGCTATgtctttacttttaattttgactTCCACCTATAAACCGAGAGACGCACGATTTTGAACTGTAATCCCGCTatgtaattcaattcaattcaatttgaaCTACTTTTAATTATCCCCTAGaggcaattctttttttttgaaaaaacagaaaaaaatacataatcacACAGACGCacgaataaataaacaactataACAATATTTATTATATCAT
The nucleotide sequence above comes from Oryzias latipes chromosome 5, ASM223467v1. Encoded proteins:
- the rps23 gene encoding 40S ribosomal protein S23, giving the protein MGKCRGLRTARKLRNHRREQKWHDKQYKKAHLGTALKANPFGGASHAKGIVLEKVGVEAKQPNSAIRKCVRVQLIKNGKKITAFVPNDGCLNFIEENDEVLVAGFGRKGHAVGDIPGVRFKVVKVANVSLLALYKGKKERPRS